One stretch of Fictibacillus sp. b24 DNA includes these proteins:
- a CDS encoding heme-dependent oxidative N-demethylase family protein yields MKWTADLEQFPYPFKGSTYRYSNNSIPMHKPISVEVTSDYKKEMLLKRNLLTYHPERCYQSLPHTMTGQWEIVELVIDHLAAHYPNQFSVEKRNTIWIFSNKILDDKIEFVFGDEKSLPCEPLAFISHHVQEDLILMMQRDGDLYLDAGQLCFPANWSLAFNLGMKFKSIHHPIPGFKEEGLDDRILQFLMRLEAGNPWERKNWSLMAGDRLDTSLETFDQWGQLRKQVTKENAGKLVHIRVEVQKLFRLPRTNSILFTIHTHLLPLEQLAANSEWLQQFYDILSELPSHIADYKGISLYKDAVLDYLEKQLERVRAT; encoded by the coding sequence ATGAAATGGACTGCTGATCTGGAACAATTTCCGTACCCGTTTAAGGGCTCAACCTACCGCTATTCCAACAACTCCATCCCGATGCATAAACCCATTAGCGTTGAGGTCACCTCAGATTATAAAAAAGAAATGCTTCTAAAGAGGAATCTTTTAACTTATCATCCTGAACGCTGCTATCAATCACTTCCGCATACCATGACAGGACAGTGGGAAATCGTTGAACTTGTTATTGACCATCTCGCAGCACATTATCCGAATCAATTTTCAGTAGAGAAAAGGAATACAATTTGGATTTTTTCTAATAAGATTTTGGACGATAAAATAGAATTCGTCTTTGGTGATGAAAAGTCACTGCCGTGTGAGCCGTTAGCTTTTATAAGCCATCATGTGCAAGAGGATTTAATTCTAATGATGCAGCGTGACGGTGACTTGTATCTAGATGCAGGGCAGCTTTGTTTTCCTGCGAACTGGTCGCTTGCCTTTAACTTAGGTATGAAGTTCAAAAGCATCCACCATCCCATTCCAGGCTTCAAAGAAGAAGGATTGGACGATCGGATTTTACAGTTTCTAATGAGATTAGAAGCAGGGAACCCATGGGAACGGAAAAATTGGTCACTGATGGCAGGTGACAGGCTGGATACTTCACTAGAAACCTTTGATCAATGGGGTCAGCTTCGTAAACAAGTTACAAAAGAAAATGCAGGAAAGCTTGTTCATATTCGAGTAGAAGTTCAGAAGTTATTCAGATTGCCGCGAACTAACAGCATACTTTTTACCATTCACACGCATTTACTGCCTTTAGAACAGCTGGCTGCAAATTCGGAGTGGCTGCAGCAGTTTTATGATATTCTTTCTGAACTTCCTTCACACATTGCTGATTACAAAGGTATTTCCCTTTATAAAGATGCGGTGTTGGATTACTTGGAAAAACAGCTGGAACGAGTGAGAGCCACATGA
- a CDS encoding VOC family protein, translated as MRLDHTGIAVRRIDEAIEFYTNVLGGKLTERYTSEKPGVETHIAVIELENQVIELLEPTSKTSPIERFIRQKGKGVHHLAYEVDDLLQTIEEFESRGYTFLKDTFRTNPYGRRLIYMNPAYSQGQIIELCDYPEKKKES; from the coding sequence ATGAGACTGGATCATACAGGAATTGCGGTAAGAAGAATAGATGAAGCGATAGAATTTTATACAAACGTTTTAGGCGGTAAGCTGACGGAACGATACACGAGTGAAAAGCCTGGTGTTGAGACGCATATCGCCGTGATTGAGCTTGAGAATCAAGTCATCGAACTGCTTGAGCCAACAAGTAAAACTTCACCGATTGAGCGTTTTATACGCCAAAAGGGAAAAGGAGTTCATCATCTCGCTTATGAGGTGGATGATCTGCTTCAAACGATTGAAGAGTTTGAGAGCAGGGGCTATACCTTTTTAAAAGATACGTTTCGTACCAATCCTTATGGCAGACGATTAATATATATGAATCCCGCGTATTCGCAGGGGCAAATTATTGAACTGTGTGATTATCCAGAAAAGAAGAAGGAGAGCTAA
- a CDS encoding DUF4179 domain-containing protein, translating into MFEKEEEKLSDLKKEFDDIPISLNSIDNAIMAGFQKAKSEERKYSRKKRNIYSFIAAALLLIGIFSSIRISPAFASYMAEIPGMERIVNMIRDDKGRMAAVEHKYYQEQGASDKKDGLKVTIDGTISDEMGIVLFYTIESKEKLKEIMFDNVKIRAKDGMVLDEAFNTLGDFHSSDKGENTFSGEIEYFFEVPIAPTEYIVDLEIKNKKFSIPFSLKEFKEKKEYAVHQTMELEGQKINIEKVTIYPLRAAVKLKMDPSNKKQILQLEDLRIVDENNEVWGGITNGITASGDKDSEQEIYLQSNYFKEPKELYLVLNTAQAIDKDNAVVVVDTEKMKILKQPAGNKLSNARKENGQLVFDLSVKKSKNYSVMGFGTIRDSKGQEIQSHAQSMSADEESNTKQVGIELPIIKAEQNPITIELDFYPLWIKGNEKIKVK; encoded by the coding sequence ATGTTTGAAAAAGAAGAAGAAAAATTGAGCGACTTAAAGAAAGAATTTGATGACATCCCCATTTCACTAAATTCTATCGATAACGCCATTATGGCAGGGTTTCAAAAGGCAAAATCCGAAGAACGAAAATACAGCCGAAAGAAAAGAAACATTTATAGTTTCATAGCAGCAGCACTATTACTAATAGGAATATTTTCTTCCATTCGTATATCTCCTGCATTTGCAAGCTACATGGCAGAGATTCCGGGTATGGAAAGGATCGTGAATATGATTCGCGATGATAAAGGAAGAATGGCAGCTGTTGAACATAAGTACTATCAGGAACAAGGTGCTTCTGATAAAAAGGATGGTTTAAAAGTTACCATTGATGGAACGATATCAGACGAAATGGGTATTGTACTGTTTTACACCATTGAATCAAAAGAAAAGTTGAAAGAAATTATGTTTGATAACGTTAAGATTAGAGCGAAAGACGGAATGGTTTTGGATGAAGCGTTTAATACTTTAGGTGATTTCCACTCATCTGATAAAGGAGAGAATACTTTTAGCGGTGAAATTGAATATTTCTTTGAAGTTCCCATTGCTCCAACAGAATACATTGTTGATCTTGAGATAAAAAACAAAAAATTTTCTATTCCGTTTTCGTTAAAAGAGTTTAAAGAAAAGAAGGAATACGCTGTACATCAAACGATGGAACTAGAGGGGCAAAAGATTAACATTGAAAAAGTAACGATATATCCGCTAAGAGCTGCAGTAAAGCTAAAAATGGATCCTAGCAATAAAAAACAAATTCTTCAGCTTGAGGATTTGCGAATTGTTGATGAGAACAATGAAGTGTGGGGAGGAATTACGAATGGAATTACTGCATCGGGTGATAAAGATTCAGAGCAAGAAATCTACCTCCAAAGTAACTATTTTAAAGAACCGAAAGAATTATATCTAGTTTTAAATACAGCTCAAGCAATTGACAAAGACAATGCAGTCGTCGTGGTAGATACAGAAAAGATGAAGATCTTAAAACAGCCTGCTGGAAACAAACTTAGTAACGCCAGAAAAGAAAACGGGCAACTTGTTTTTGATCTTTCTGTTAAGAAGAGCAAAAATTATTCAGTGATGGGCTTCGGTACGATTAGAGATTCAAAAGGGCAGGAGATCCAATCACATGCCCAATCTATGAGTGCTGATGAAGAATCAAATACGAAGCAAGTTGGAATAGAACTTCCGATTATAAAGGCTGAACAAAATCCAATAACAATAGAACTAGATTTTTATCCTTTGTGGATTAAAGGCAACGAGAAGATAAAAGTTAAATGA
- a CDS encoding sigma-70 family RNA polymerase sigma factor — protein sequence METENLVKKAIKGNDEAFLQLIQTYKVDLYKTAISFLRNEGDALEAIQEVTYRAYKGIRKLKKSSYFKTWLMRIMINYCNDQLKSKKRIVKNDEMLNSLGVSENHTEIELRDAMLGLDERSREILTLKYFHDLKIKDIADTLQCPEGTVKTWLNKALRSLREKLEEKGGNLDV from the coding sequence TTGGAGACAGAAAATTTAGTGAAGAAAGCCATTAAAGGGAATGATGAGGCGTTTTTGCAGTTAATTCAGACCTATAAAGTAGATTTATATAAAACAGCAATATCTTTTCTGCGTAATGAAGGTGATGCACTCGAAGCTATTCAAGAAGTCACATACAGGGCGTATAAAGGGATCAGGAAGTTAAAGAAATCTTCCTATTTTAAGACTTGGCTCATGCGAATTATGATTAATTATTGCAATGATCAGTTGAAAAGCAAAAAACGGATTGTAAAAAATGATGAGATGTTGAACTCATTAGGAGTCTCAGAGAATCATACGGAGATTGAATTAAGGGATGCCATGCTTGGCCTCGACGAAAGGTCACGTGAAATTCTCACGTTAAAATATTTTCATGATTTGAAAATTAAAGACATTGCGGATACGCTGCAATGTCCGGAAGGTACTGTGAAAACATGGCTCAATAAAGCGTTAAGATCGCTGCGGGAAAAGCTTGAAGAGAAAGGAGGTAATCTAGATGTTTGA
- a CDS encoding FecCD family ABC transporter permease, whose product MMNARQIKRVRVATFAAISLLIAIFIVSVATGFASLTPSELFRTIIGQGTPRENLILFEFRLPRIFVAILAGMGLAVSGAILQSITKNPLSDPGILGINAGSGLMVVVYIMFFTVESSSFLYVLPLFALAGGLATAAVIYVMSYKKGEGVEPTRLVLVGVGLAAALYGATLTLSTRLDMEDYSFMANWMAGRIWGDDWIFVLSLLPWILLLVPYTMFKSNVLNTLNLHENVSVGVGVNVGRERILLIMVAVALASASVAVSGGIAFVGLMSPHIARSLVGPRHQAFLPVAALIGAILLLAADTIGRVILDPSGIPAGIIVTIIGAPYFMYLLAKK is encoded by the coding sequence ATGATGAATGCGCGTCAGATTAAGAGAGTAAGAGTAGCAACGTTTGCAGCGATTTCTTTGTTGATAGCCATTTTTATTGTAAGTGTGGCAACTGGTTTTGCTTCATTAACTCCTTCAGAACTATTCCGAACGATTATTGGACAAGGAACACCGAGAGAGAATCTAATTCTTTTTGAGTTTAGGTTACCACGCATATTTGTTGCAATCCTTGCGGGGATGGGGCTCGCAGTGTCTGGTGCTATCCTGCAAAGTATTACGAAGAACCCGCTTTCAGATCCTGGTATTTTAGGAATTAATGCTGGTTCTGGTCTGATGGTTGTGGTGTACATCATGTTTTTTACGGTAGAATCATCGAGTTTTCTATACGTGTTGCCGCTATTTGCTTTAGCAGGCGGATTGGCAACAGCTGCTGTCATTTATGTGATGTCTTATAAAAAAGGCGAAGGTGTTGAACCAACGAGGCTAGTTTTAGTCGGTGTTGGATTGGCTGCAGCGCTATATGGGGCAACATTAACGTTATCAACACGATTAGATATGGAAGACTACTCATTCATGGCGAACTGGATGGCGGGTAGAATATGGGGTGATGATTGGATATTTGTTCTGTCGTTGCTGCCATGGATACTGTTGCTCGTTCCATATACGATGTTTAAGTCCAATGTGCTAAACACATTGAACCTGCATGAGAATGTTTCAGTTGGTGTTGGCGTGAATGTAGGAAGAGAAAGAATTCTTCTGATCATGGTTGCGGTAGCGCTTGCTTCAGCATCAGTAGCGGTTAGTGGCGGAATTGCTTTTGTAGGACTCATGTCTCCTCATATCGCCAGATCACTCGTTGGTCCGCGTCATCAAGCGTTCCTTCCTGTTGCAGCGTTAATAGGAGCTATTCTTTTGCTTGCAGCAGACACGATAGGAAGAGTCATCTTAGATCCAAGCGGCATCCCTGCTGGAATCATCGTAACCATCATTGGTGCACCGTACTTTATGTACCTTTTGGCAAAAAAATAA
- a CDS encoding FecCD family ABC transporter permease → MFKTKIKLIKDNKVYSRPAVGSAILLMGFALLLLSIGLAISVGAAKINFLTVWNSILNYDPTREADRIIVSLRLPRELGAAIVGAGFAVSGAIMQGMTRNPLADPGLLGLNAGASLALACVFAFNTGANYLTVMVISFIGAGIGAAMVFGLGSMSRGGLTPIRITLAGAAVSALLSSLGEGIALYFKLSQDLAFWTAGGVSGTNWEQLKIIVPVVIVGIAVAVMFSRQLTILSFGEEVAKGLGQRTLLTKCILMTVVLILAGAAVSLVGAIAFVGLMVPHIVRFLVGTDYRWIIPCSAIFGSVLMVLADTFARTVNAPYETPVGAVVAMIGVPFFLYLARKGGRKLS, encoded by the coding sequence ATGTTCAAAACAAAAATCAAGCTCATAAAAGATAATAAAGTGTATTCGAGACCAGCAGTGGGTTCAGCGATTCTTTTGATGGGGTTCGCTCTACTCTTGTTAAGTATTGGGCTTGCGATATCAGTTGGCGCAGCCAAGATCAACTTTCTTACGGTTTGGAATTCTATCCTAAACTATGATCCTACGAGGGAAGCTGACCGTATCATTGTAAGTCTCCGATTACCAAGGGAGCTTGGTGCAGCAATTGTTGGTGCTGGGTTTGCAGTAAGTGGGGCAATTATGCAAGGGATGACCCGAAATCCGTTAGCAGATCCTGGTTTGCTTGGTTTGAACGCGGGTGCAAGTTTAGCACTTGCATGTGTATTTGCTTTTAACACAGGAGCAAACTATCTTACGGTCATGGTTATTTCCTTTATAGGTGCAGGAATTGGTGCAGCGATGGTATTTGGATTAGGTTCAATGAGCCGAGGTGGATTAACGCCGATTCGAATTACGCTTGCTGGTGCCGCCGTTTCTGCACTGCTTTCTTCGTTGGGAGAAGGGATTGCTTTATACTTTAAGCTTTCTCAAGACCTTGCTTTTTGGACAGCCGGCGGGGTATCCGGAACCAACTGGGAACAGTTAAAAATCATTGTACCTGTTGTCATTGTTGGGATTGCGGTTGCTGTTATGTTCTCAAGGCAGCTAACGATTCTGAGCTTTGGTGAAGAAGTGGCAAAAGGTTTAGGTCAGCGGACTTTATTAACAAAATGTATTCTGATGACTGTCGTATTAATCCTAGCCGGCGCGGCAGTTTCCCTTGTTGGTGCCATCGCCTTTGTCGGTCTGATGGTCCCTCATATTGTGCGATTTTTAGTGGGAACCGATTATCGCTGGATCATTCCTTGTTCTGCGATCTTTGGAAGTGTGCTGATGGTTTTAGCGGATACATTTGCTAGAACGGTAAACGCTCCATATGAAACACCAGTTGGTGCAGTAGTTGCCATGATCGGTGTTCCTTTCTTCCTTTACCTTGCAAGAAAGGGAGGGAGAAAACTGTCATGA
- a CDS encoding iron-hydroxamate ABC transporter substrate-binding protein produces the protein MKRTTKQLLVSFMTLLLVFVLAACGNKSEEGASSGEKDSPKNETRIYKDEKGKEIEVPAEPKRVAMLAATYAGNLLDLGITPVAVNEYPKQNKFFGNKLDKAEVVTADSYEKLLELDPDLIITYSDDKNIKKYEEIAPTVTMTYDKYDYMEQHVEIGKMVNKEKEAKTWVEEWKKKAADAREKVKSAIGEDKTFMVMEAYGKDMYVYGKNWGRGTEVIYQALELKAPKKLEEDVFGPGWKAISTEVIPTYAGDYIFVGSGAGNPDNSFMESDVWKELPAVKNGNAIKFDSESFYFNDPISLEKELDIIVEELTKKK, from the coding sequence ATGAAAAGAACAACAAAACAATTACTCGTTAGCTTTATGACATTACTTTTGGTGTTTGTACTAGCAGCATGCGGTAATAAATCAGAAGAAGGTGCAAGTTCAGGGGAGAAGGATTCTCCAAAGAATGAAACAAGAATCTATAAAGACGAGAAAGGTAAAGAAATAGAAGTGCCAGCTGAACCGAAACGTGTTGCAATGCTGGCTGCTACATATGCTGGTAATTTGCTAGATTTAGGCATTACTCCGGTTGCTGTTAATGAATATCCAAAACAAAATAAATTCTTCGGTAACAAACTAGACAAAGCTGAAGTGGTTACAGCTGATTCTTATGAAAAATTATTAGAATTAGATCCTGACTTGATCATCACGTATTCTGATGATAAAAACATCAAGAAATACGAAGAAATTGCTCCAACCGTAACAATGACATATGACAAGTATGATTACATGGAACAGCATGTTGAAATCGGTAAAATGGTTAATAAAGAAAAAGAAGCAAAGACTTGGGTTGAAGAGTGGAAGAAGAAAGCAGCTGACGCTCGTGAAAAAGTAAAGTCAGCAATCGGTGAAGACAAGACGTTCATGGTTATGGAAGCATACGGTAAAGATATGTATGTTTACGGTAAGAACTGGGGTCGTGGAACAGAAGTTATCTATCAAGCTCTTGAACTTAAAGCTCCTAAAAAATTAGAAGAAGATGTTTTCGGTCCAGGATGGAAAGCTATTTCTACAGAAGTAATCCCTACTTACGCTGGAGACTATATTTTTGTTGGATCAGGTGCTGGTAATCCAGACAATTCATTCATGGAGTCAGATGTGTGGAAAGAGCTACCGGCAGTTAAGAATGGTAACGCAATTAAGTTTGATTCAGAATCTTTTTATTTTAATGATCCAATTTCTCTAGAAAAAGAATTAGACATTATTGTTGAAGAGTTAACGAAAAAGAAATAA